In Haliaeetus albicilla chromosome 18, bHalAlb1.1, whole genome shotgun sequence, one genomic interval encodes:
- the POMC gene encoding pro-opiomelanocortin, whose amino-acid sequence MPSAVWSSLPVVLGLLLWHPAGASGPCWESSKCQDLSSEARILACAVACRADLSAEAPVYPGNGHLQPLSESIRKYVMSHFRWNKFGRRNSSSGGGGHKREETAGGNPPPASPPAAPPSRREEEEGTGLEREEGKRSYSMEHFRWGKPVGRKRRPIKVYPNGVEEESAESYPLEFRRELALGGTGAPSEEEEEEEEGQEEEKAAGGSYRARRFGWHAPLKDKRYGGFMTSEHNQTPLVTLFKNAIIKSAYKKGQ is encoded by the exons ATGCCGAGCGCGGTGTGGAGCAGCCTGCCCGTGGTGCTGGGGCTCCTGCTCTGGCACCCCGCCGGCGCCAGCGGCCCGTGCTGGGAGAGCAGCAAATGCCAGGACCTCAGCAGCGAGGCCAGAATTTTG GCGTGTGCCGTGGCGTGCAGAGCCGACCTGTCGGCCGAGGCACCCGTCTACCCGGGGAACGGGCACCTCCAGCCCCTCTCCGAGAGCATCCGCAAGTACGTCATGAGCCATTTTCGCTGGAACAAGTTCGGCCGGAGGaacagcagcagcggcggcggggggcacAAACGGGAGGAGACGGCGGGGGGCAACCCACCGCCGGCatcgccgcccgccgccccgccgtCCCGCcgcgaggaagaggagggaacgGGGCTGGAGCGGGAGGAAGGCAAACGCTCCTACTCCATGGAGCACTTTCGCTGGGGAAAGCCGGTGGGACGCAAGAGGAGACCCATCAAGGTCTACCCCaatggggtggaggaagagtcGGCCGAGAGCTACCCCTTGGAGTTCAGGCGGGAGCTGGCGCTCGGCGGCACCGGGGCACCGTccgaggaggaagaggaggaggaggaaggccaggaggaggagaaggcagccGGCGGCTCCTACCGCGCGCGCCGTTTCGGCTGGCACGCGCCCTTGAAGGACAAGCGCTACGGGGGCTTCATGACCTCGGAGCACAACCAGACCCCTCTAGTGACTCTCTTCAAAAATGCCATCATCAAAAGCGCCTACAAGAAGGGGCAGTGA